One genomic window of bacterium includes the following:
- a CDS encoding HU family DNA-binding protein, which yields MKLTKRDLVIKIAEDTDVPQKTIKDIIENLFLKISDTLSKGENVEFRGFGIFKTKERKKRLGRNPKTGKAVSIPERRVVIFKPGNILKKKIESKK from the coding sequence ATGAAATTAACAAAGAGGGATTTGGTTATAAAAATAGCAGAGGATACGGATGTTCCTCAAAAAACTATTAAGGATATTATAGAAAACCTTTTTCTCAAAATTTCCGATACCTTATCAAAGGGAGAGAATGTTGAGTTTAGGGGATTTGGGATATTTAAAACAAAGGAAAGGAAGAAAAGGCTGGGAAGAAACCCAAAGACAGGTAAAGCTGTTTCTATTCCAGAAAGAAGGGTTGTAATTTTTAAACCAGGAAATATATTAAAGAAAAAAATTGAAAGCAAAAAATGA